A segment of the bacterium genome:
CGCGGCGACCTCTGCTTCGGCACGATCGACAGCTGGCTGGTGTGGAAGCTGACGGGCGGCGCCGCGCACGTCACCGAGCCGACCAACGCCAGCCGCACGCTCCTCTACGACATCCACGCGCTCGCCTGGGACGCGGATCTCTGTCGCCTGCTCGAGGTGCCCGAAGCCATGCTGCCGGCGGTGCGGCCGTCGAGCGGCGTGTTCGGCGAGACCACGAAGGACGTGCTCGGCGCGCCCATCCCGCTCGCGGGCATCGCCGGCGACCAGCAGGCGGCGCTGTTCGGCCAGGGCTGCGTCGAGCCCGGCATGGCGAAGAACACCTACGGCACCGGCTGCTTCATGCTGCTGCACACCGGCGCGCGGCCGGTGGCGTCGCAGAACGGGCTCCTCACCACCGTCGCCTGCGACGCGCAGGGCGGGGCGGCCTACGCGCTCGAGGGCGCGGTGTTCGTCGCCGGCGCGGCGGTGCAGTGGCTGCGCGACGGCCTCGAGCTCGTGAAGAAGGCGGCGGACACCGAGGCGATCGCGAAGAGCGTCGGCTCGACGCTCGGCGTGTACGTCGTGCCCGCGTTCGTCGGCCTCGGGGCGCCGTACTGGGACGCGGACGCGCGCGGCGCGGTGCTGGGACTCACCCGCGGCGTCACCGCCGCGCACCTCGTGCGCGCGACGCTGGAGTCGCTCGCCTACCAGACGTACGACGTCGTCACCGCGATGACCGCCGACGCCGGCGGCGCGCTCGCGGCGCTGCGCGTCGACGGCGGCGCCACCGCGAACGACTTCCTCATGCAGTTCCAGGCCGACGTGCTGGGCACGACGGTGGAGCGTCCGGTGCTGATCGAGACCACCGCGATGGGTGCGGCGGCGCTCGCCGGCCTCGCCACCGGCTTCTGGAAGTCGCCCGGCGAGCTCGCGAAGGCGCGCCGGATCGACAAGCGCTTCCGCCCGCGCATGAAGGACGCGGCGCGCGCCGGCCTCCTGCGCGGCTGGCGCGACGCCGTCACGCGCGTGCGCAGCCGCCCCGCCGGGTGACCCCCTCGCAGGGCAGCTTCGCCGGGCACGGCGGCATCGCGATCCACTGGCGTCGCGCCGCTCCCCACGGACCGCCCCGCGCCGTGGTGCTCGTCTCGCACGGCTACGCCGAGCACGTCGGCCGCTACGATCACGTGGTCGCGCACCTCGTCGCCCGGGGCTTCGCCGTCGCCGGCGTCGACCATCGCGGCCACGGCCGTTCCGCCGGCCCGCGCGGCCATTGCCGCGATCTCGACGAGATGGTCGCCGACCTGCGCACCCTGGCGTCGCACGCGGAGCAGTGGTGGCCCGGCACGCCGCGCGTGCTGCTCGGGCACAGCATGGGCGGCCTCATCGGGCTCCGCTACCTGCTCGCGTATCCCGAGACGGTGCGCGCGGGCGTCCTCTCGGCCCCGGCGCTGCGCGTGCCCGACGCCGCGCCGCGCGCGCTGCTGGCGCTGGTGCGCGGCCTCGGCCGAGTCGTACCGCGCCTGCCGCTGCGCTCGCGGCTCGACCAGTCGGCGCTGGCCCGCGATCCGGCGGTCGGTGCGGCGTACGTCGCGGACCCGCTCGTCCATCGGCGCGCGACGGCAGGGTTCGTGCGCGCGATGTACCGGGCACAGCGCGATACGATGGCCCGCGCGGCGTCGCTGCGTCCGCCGACGCTGGTGCTGCAGGGCGCCGCGGACCGCATCGTGCTGGCGGCGGGGGCGTCGGAGCTGGCGAGTCGGCTCGGGGCGCCGCACGAGGCGGTGATGCTGCCGGGGTTCTACCACGAGCTGCTGAACGAGCCC
Coding sequences within it:
- the glpK gene encoding glycerol kinase GlpK, with the protein product MPFVVAIDQGTTGSTVLVLDRAGRVAGRAYREFTQYFPKPGWVEHDAEEIWRVTLAVLRQACRRAGASAKDVAAIGITNQRETVVVWDRRTGRPIHRAIVWQDRRTADYCESLRTAGAGDLVRRKTGLVVDPYFSGTKVRWLLQNVRGADERAARGDLCFGTIDSWLVWKLTGGAAHVTEPTNASRTLLYDIHALAWDADLCRLLEVPEAMLPAVRPSSGVFGETTKDVLGAPIPLAGIAGDQQAALFGQGCVEPGMAKNTYGTGCFMLLHTGARPVASQNGLLTTVACDAQGGAAYALEGAVFVAGAAVQWLRDGLELVKKAADTEAIAKSVGSTLGVYVVPAFVGLGAPYWDADARGAVLGLTRGVTAAHLVRATLESLAYQTYDVVTAMTADAGGALAALRVDGGATANDFLMQFQADVLGTTVERPVLIETTAMGAAALAGLATGFWKSPGELAKARRIDKRFRPRMKDAARAGLLRGWRDAVTRVRSRPAG
- a CDS encoding lysophospholipase translates to MTPSQGSFAGHGGIAIHWRRAAPHGPPRAVVLVSHGYAEHVGRYDHVVAHLVARGFAVAGVDHRGHGRSAGPRGHCRDLDEMVADLRTLASHAEQWWPGTPRVLLGHSMGGLIGLRYLLAYPETVRAGVLSAPALRVPDAAPRALLALVRGLGRVVPRLPLRSRLDQSALARDPAVGAAYVADPLVHRRATAGFVRAMYRAQRDTMARAASLRPPTLVLQGAADRIVLAAGASELASRLGAPHEAVMLPGFYHELLNEPPAERAKVLAAIDAWLDRWLAG